TCTCGAAAGTTCTGTATGGAGCATTTGTCCAAGTTTCTCTTCTATTCCACTCACATACATAATAAGGATGAATTGAACTGCTACTTGGAGATATACCTGTCAGAATTTGACTAAGTTTTAAATCGCATACCCCAATGTGCTCAACTTTTTCAAgacttaatttttcaaataatattttaatgtttaaatatctTTCTGGGATTTCTGGAGCTACCAGAAGAAGAAATGAAGCATTTACTGACgaacctttaaatattttttcagaccatttttatataaagaccTGCAACCTGTTGCCGGTTTTGTTTTAAGGTAATCTATTTCAACTTTGctgtaattttcaaaaatttcattgagattaactatatttaaacaaaatttaatagaacCACTTCCCCCGTCAACAGCAATTTTTAGCAACTGATTCTTAGAGTCAACACATTTAAGATCCAGGAGTAGTTTAACAAAAAGAGTAACATCATTGCAGTACGCtactgtaatatttttatactccaaagttttatctttgtttttaaattcaaataaaatattttcttcggTAAAAAATGGGAGAAGATTACTGTTCAAATCAGAGACACAGTCTTTCAGTCCAGGTTCTACAGcgtttcttcttttttaaacaactctgtaattattaagttttttatataataaattttactcCAAATATTGCATCATTTTGTGTagaattaaatttgtattattattgtgAATGTACCATATCACATTAGCTAGTTTTATCATTTGATGGTTACTTAAGAAAAGAGAATTCTGGATATAAAGAAGATTTTTGTGAGTAAAATTGGTTGTTTTTGGAGTATTCTCAGATCCAAGAGATAGTTTCAGTATACTACCTCCTGCCTCCTGTCTTCAATGAAACGGTGTTACCAGTTTCACTACATAGCTTTTCTTTAATAACGCGAGAAGCCATTTGTTCATTGACATCTAAATAAGTTACAAAACTATGGAGACTGAATGAAAAAGGTTTCGACAActttacattgttaaaaaagttataggTTCAAAAAGCTtacaaaggtttttttaaattaaaattattattattgatttattattctTAACATTTCTTTCACTTATCTCTCTATTAGTAACGGAAATTAATGCGGTTTTTCTAATACCTTGATATCCGGATGCACCTGATatgttatttctgaaaaaaaaaattacatttacgaACTTGCTTTCAATAGAACATGGTATACAACCTTTCACAGTCAAATaatcaaagttataaaaacgtTTTCTAAATGACCGTTGTTGTATTGCATTTATGATGCAATCCTCTTTTAACTTTAGTCAGACAAGAACTACACCGCGAACAAATAGCTGCCGTTTTAAAACTCTTTATACCAGATTTTTTCTTGGGTACCCTTCCCTGCTTTCTTGCGATTTTGCATATTTTACAGCTGCAAGTTTTTAGTTTcctgaaattatataaaaaattataattttatatttctttacaaaattttaccaTTTCGTGTTTTAGCCGGAATAGTCATCTTTGACCAGTCAatgtcaaaattaattttctgcCTGAGATCAACAACATTTGTTCTTTCAACTACTCCCCTACACCTTAAAAAGATAAAGATATGCTAGTGCCAAGCAAAATGTGATTTGATTCATTTATCAAATCTTATTTCTTTGAGTTTAACCATGGCCTACTGTTATTATACGgactgatttgttgcattttccgtaaaaaattaagaggccagtttttttacggcaaatgtttattttattaaaacggTCGAGGAATACCTGAGATTATCATCATGTAATTACATTATGCTATACAATATGTTTCGCTAATTGATTCCCTGCTTCAGTATATTCCAATAACATATGAAATACTGAAATAAGCTTTCAAATAGCTATGTATCAAAATGCTACTAAAACAATCTTACATATTGCAAAGACTACTTACAACTCTtatcaagaaataaaaacaaaggtttgtaattttatatgtattaagggtttaagaaaaaaatcttttattagcACTAGCTATCAgttctttgtctttttttaaaatcttttacctGATCTTTTCTTACAGAATCTGTagtttctttttgtaaattattataaaaaatataaatgacaaTTCGAGATCCATATTTAATTCCCCATTCTTGGTGATTCTCGCATGTAAAATCAACACTGCTGTAATAAATCCTAAAAATTTGTTCtgcaaaacttttaattgataaagaataACTGCAATGTTTGATTAGAATAGGAGAAATAATATCTAGAATactaaaaagatgacaaatCAGACAAGGATTGACTTGGACATATAAGTCCACCTCTGGATAATATTTTCAGATATTTGTTATTAAGAACATCTTGGTTTGTAAGAACCATTTTTTGACCACAAGATagacatttaaatctttttttcaatttttttagcaatgtaGCCTGCTATAGTAACAGCAACTTCCATGCTATCTTCAGTAAGCTGACACTCTAATATCTCTGAAGACAACAATGCAATATCTTGCATAATGTTTTCCAAgttatttctaacattttttattaaatggattatatcatatattagatatatttttaaaactccgTTATAAGCTGGAcgataaataaatagttttccaTCTCCATTATAGGATTTATATAACTCTGAAAATGCATTAACATTGGTAGAATGATTATCTGTAACAATAGCTCTTACTTTAAAACCTGATTGGTGCAATGAGGTAATGCaatcatcaatttcttttttcaaccaTGATCCTGTTGTGCAAACTTCAGTTGATGATCTCACAATATAAGGAGTAGCTTTTTGAAGCcctacaatcataaaaacaacaacacctTTATAAAGACTACTTTCTGAATCTTCACCAATTTATTTCCCACTTTGATATTGGGCTGCTTTTTGCAGATACATTTCATCTGCAAGAAGCACACAATCACTTGATACACAATGTTTTTGTAACAAAACTGTTATAGctttatatgcatttatatcactttatatcatttatatgcatttatatgcatttatatgcatttatttcatttatatcatttatatgcatttatatcACTTTggatttttctaaataaactaaaaaatggtaAAGGGAGTTGTTCTAACAATAACTTATAAGACTGTGCTGAAGTGTGACGTAAAATTAGTGCATAACGTTAAGGGATGCAGAATATGGAGGTCTGCTTCCAGGAGAATAGTATCTAATTTCATTTAACTCTGTCAAAATTGAACTCATATCATTGGCTTTATTTCTAATATAGACAGGAAAATTTTCTAACATACTACAGTTTGTTAGTTTGCAATTATGACCACTACGAAACCATTCAGATAAAGAAATATGACAATGATTTTTATATGACAATGAAACATAAAGATCTTTATTTACAGTTATTGACTCAAAAACAGTTGGTATGCCAGATTTTTCATCAAAACATAGTTTATAATAAACCACACtatcatgaatttttttaaatgtaaagccTGGCAGAGAATGTTATTCTGTCAAAGAATCaagattaattattttatcaacacttTGAAAATCTTCAAACTCATCTTTTCCTAAATATCTCAAAGTTGGATCTTTTCGGGGCAACTTTGGAACCTTAGAGTCGACGATCCACTTATTTCATTGGTCTAAATAGTTGGAACTGGAAGAAGATTCCATTTCAAAGTGCATCTTTTTctgtaattaataaatttgcCATCATATGATTCATACAAAAAGCTGAATATTTTGATGGAACTCATTCTTTTCTATTAACAAAGTATATCCATCGTTCTCGCAAATCAAATTCTTCAGGAAAATGAAATGTTGACTTTTTTGGACCATTAGAGTAACCATTTACTAACCattttattactaaaacaaatcaaaaaaatgtaacagttatttttaaatataaagttcaCTTACATTTATTATTGGAATTATCTCCACTTAAATAACATCGCATAAAAATGCAGTTCGACTAtatacagtaataataatagactGTCTGtgtgtcttttttattattccaCTCTCTAATGGAATATAATGAAATAGGCAATCAGTCAGAATACATCCACATAATAATCAGTGCCGTCTTAACGCATAGGCTAGGTAGGCTGCAGCCTAGGGCCCCCGATTTTTAGGGGACCCCCAAAATGTGTctggattttttttcaaatttatataaataaaaaattatatttctaaattttctgaAGAAATCATAGTTTGGGGGCCCCTcgggaataatttttttcttgataagatttttaattatttttagaaaagtatcAGTTTTTCAGTTTTGGGGGCCCCCtagggaattttttttttcttgataagcAAAAATGCATGCATGCGTCcgaaaataaacataaattttccgATAAGAAGTGTTAAATACAAGCACTTAAAATATCCCATTagattgaatttgaaattgctGTGATCAACTTAAAACAtctgttttgaaaaaaagtcatttaacaTGTTTAATCGGACTTATCAAAGTGGTGCTGCAAAGAGGAAAAAAGCCACTAAAGCAAAAGAAGACATTTCAAAATATCTTCCTTTGACATCATTTCTTTTGGTACAAAAGTCAAAGCCTGTTGTGTCCGAAGATGTATTTCTTTGTCCAACTTCAAATTTCCTAAGCATTGATAGTGCTTTGTTGCCAAATGAAACTCTAGAAATTCAACAGGAACTGGAACCAGAACAGGAGCCAGAACCAGAGCAGGAGCCAGAACCAGAGCAAGAGTCAGAACCAGCACAGGTGCCAGAACCAGTACAAGAGCCAGAACTAGCACAGGAGCCAGAATCAAATCAAATGAAAACTTATCCAAACGCAACAACAAAAACTACTCAAGAAACTGACCCAGCATTGTGGCATCAGTTATCCCAAGAAGCTCAATCATTTTGGATTTCTAATGGCCCGTCCATGTGCCAGAACAATAATGGGAGCTTCAAAAATTCGGAAAGGTTGAGTTGTGGACAAAAAAGGTACTTATCAAAATCTTGCTTTAGACGTGAACTACACAATGGCGAATTTGTCAATCGTGAATGGCTATTATACTCACCTTCAACAGGTTCTGTTTTTTGCTTTGCTTGTACCTTATTCTCCAGCAAACACTCTAATTTTTCCACAACTGGATTTGATGACTGGAAAAATGCCTTAAAATGCATATCTGGACACGAGAATGGTTCTGAACATCACAAAAATATGCTTACTTACTCCAGTCGGCAGAGAGAAAGTGGCCAGCTTGACTCTgtattattaaaacagttaCATAGCGAACAATTGTACTGGCAAAATGTGCTGAAAAGAATTGTTGCAGTTGTAAAGTTCTTATCATCAAGAGGATTGCCATTTCGTGGAAACAATGAAACCATTGTTTCCACGAAATGGCAAAATGGTAGTTATTTAGGAACTCTTGAGTTACTTAGCCAGTTTGACCCATTCCTACATAAACACATGAAAAAACATGGAAATTCTGGAAAAGGTAATACTTCATACCTCTCCGCCAATATCTGTGAGGAGTTTATATGCCTAATGGGAAATAAAGTTTTGAGCGAAAtaatttctgaattaaaaaaag
The nucleotide sequence above comes from Hydra vulgaris chromosome 09, alternate assembly HydraT2T_AEP. Encoded proteins:
- the LOC136085313 gene encoding zinc finger MYM-type protein 1-like codes for the protein MFNRTYQSGAAKRKKATKAKEDISKYLPLTSFLLVQKSKPVVSEDVFLCPTSNFLSIDSALLPNETLEIQQELEPEQEPEPEQEPEPEQESEPAQVPEPVQEPELAQEPESNQMKTYPNATTKTTQETDPALWHQLSQEAQSFWISNGPSMCQNNNGSFKNSERLSCGQKRYLSKSCFRRELHNGEFVNREWLLYSPSTGSVFCFACTLFSSKHSNFSTTGFDDWKNALKCISGHENGSEHHKNMLTYSSRQRESGQLDSVLLKQLHSEQLYWQNVLKRIVAVVKFLSSRGLPFRGNNETIVSTKWQNGSYLGTLELLSQFDPFLHKHMKKHGNSGKGNTSYLSANICEEFICLMGNKVLSEIISELKKAKYNSISVDSTPDLSHVDQLTFTVRYVKDLAPVERFLQFVPIHGHGAEHLETVVLNFLQENEISISDCRGQSYDNASNMAGQYSGLQKRIKDKSESALFIPCAGHSLNLVGNCAAGCCLEAIIFFDFVQCLYNFFSASTHRWQVLLSFVGKGKKVVKQLSGTRWSARADAVTCLHDSYDEIKKALEFLIKDISQSKETQNDAQNLITKMNTFEIVFLTIFWNDILCHFNETSKILQKI